Proteins encoded together in one Pantoea sp. CCBC3-3-1 window:
- the modA gene encoding molybdate ABC transporter substrate-binding protein, which translates to MSVKLRHFFIGTVLTASVAGHAVAAETLTVFAAASLTNALQDIAQQYQQGKEVKIVSSFASSSTLARQIEQGAPADLFISADQQWMDYAAQKKTLDDASRVTLLGNDLVLVTADAKAPQVAINKTTDWKSLLKGQRLSVGDPDHVPAGIYAKEALQNLGAWSELEPLLARGNSVRAALALVERNETPYGIVYGSDAIASKKVTVAGVFPADSHKPVEYPMAMLKDRNSASVTAFYNYLKGPDAAAVFKRYGFTPVL; encoded by the coding sequence ATGTCTGTGAAATTACGTCATTTCTTTATCGGTACAGTTTTAACGGCCAGCGTGGCAGGCCATGCCGTGGCGGCAGAAACTCTCACCGTGTTTGCGGCTGCGTCGCTGACGAATGCATTGCAGGATATTGCTCAGCAGTATCAGCAGGGAAAAGAGGTGAAAATCGTCTCTTCGTTTGCCTCCTCTTCGACGCTGGCACGCCAGATAGAGCAGGGTGCGCCTGCGGATCTGTTTATCTCTGCCGATCAGCAGTGGATGGATTATGCTGCGCAGAAGAAAACGCTGGATGATGCCAGCCGCGTCACGCTGCTGGGTAACGATTTGGTGCTGGTTACGGCCGACGCGAAGGCTCCGCAGGTGGCGATTAACAAAACCACCGACTGGAAAAGCTTGCTGAAAGGCCAGCGTTTGTCGGTGGGCGATCCCGATCATGTACCCGCCGGTATTTACGCGAAAGAAGCGTTGCAAAACCTTGGCGCATGGTCTGAGTTAGAGCCGTTGCTGGCCCGGGGGAACAGTGTGCGAGCTGCGCTGGCGCTGGTCGAGCGTAACGAAACGCCTTACGGCATCGTGTATGGCTCCGATGCCATCGCCAGCAAAAAAGTCACCGTGGCCGGCGTCTTCCCCGCTGACAGCCACAAGCCAGTGGAATATCCCATGGCGATGCTGAAAGATCGTAATTCTGCCAGCGTTACCGCTTTCTACAACTATCTGAAAGGGCCAGATGCGGCGGCCGTTTTCAAACGTTACGGATTTACACCGGTACTATGA
- the modB gene encoding molybdate ABC transporter permease subunit: MILSDPEWQAIALSLKVSTVAVLFSLPFGILMAWILVRCRFPGKTLLDSLIHLPLVLPPVVVGYLLLIGFGRRGFIGEYLYDWFGFTFAFSWRGAALASAVIAFPLMVRAIRLALESVDSKLELAARTLGAGRWRVFFTITLPLTLPGIIAGTVLAFARSLGEFGATITFVSNIPGETRTIPSAMYTLIETPGAENAAARLCVIAIVLALCSLWLSEWLARWGRKRLGGTCSN; encoded by the coding sequence ATGATCCTCAGTGACCCCGAATGGCAGGCGATTGCGTTAAGCCTGAAAGTTTCAACAGTTGCGGTATTGTTCAGCCTGCCGTTCGGGATCCTGATGGCCTGGATACTGGTGCGTTGCCGTTTTCCAGGCAAAACCCTGCTCGACAGCCTGATCCATCTGCCGCTGGTGCTGCCACCGGTTGTGGTGGGCTATCTGCTGCTGATCGGCTTTGGGCGGCGCGGTTTTATCGGCGAATACCTGTATGACTGGTTCGGTTTTACCTTTGCTTTCAGCTGGCGGGGAGCCGCGCTGGCTTCCGCGGTTATCGCTTTTCCGCTGATGGTCAGAGCAATCCGTCTGGCGCTGGAAAGCGTCGACAGCAAGCTGGAGCTGGCGGCACGCACGCTGGGCGCCGGGCGCTGGCGGGTCTTCTTCACCATCACTTTACCGCTCACGCTGCCCGGGATTATTGCCGGAACGGTACTGGCTTTCGCCCGCTCGCTGGGCGAGTTCGGCGCCACTATCACCTTCGTGTCGAATATTCCTGGCGAAACCCGCACCATTCCTTCCGCGATGTATACCCTGATTGAAACACCCGGTGCGGAAAACGCGGCGGCGCGTCTCTGCGTGATTGCTATTGTGCTGGCGCTCTGTTCGCTTTGGCTGTCGGAATGGCTTGCACGCTGGGGCCGCAAAAGGCTGGGGGGAACATGCTCGAACTGA